A region of Mycteria americana isolate JAX WOST 10 ecotype Jacksonville Zoo and Gardens chromosome 11, USCA_MyAme_1.0, whole genome shotgun sequence DNA encodes the following proteins:
- the GRM2 gene encoding metabotropic glutamate receptor 2 isoform X2 — MAVPLAAWLWLMLLATCLAAGHGMAGKKEISTDGDLVIGGLFPVHEKGVGSEDCGKINEHRGIQRLEAMLFALDEINKDGSILPGVRLGAHILDTCSKDTYALEQSLDFVRASLTRVDGSEHICPDGSYAVHDDVPTAITGVIGGSYSDVSIQVANLLRLFQIPQISYASTSAKLSDKSRYDYFARTVPPDFYQAKAMAEILRFFNWTYVSTVASEGDYGETGIEAFEQEARMRNICIATSEKVGRSMNKKTYDGVVRALLQKPNARVVVLFTRSEDARELLAAAQRANVSFMWVASDGWGALESVVAGSEAVAEGAITIELAAYPIKEFAAYFRNLNPYNNSRNPWFREFWEQKFKCSFHTQDCSQYSLKTGKFEPESKITFVVNAVYAMAHSLHNMHQALCPNATKLCDAMKPVNGKRFYKDFMLNVNFDAPFRPADTKSVVRFDRYGDGIGRYNIFNYHHMDGRYRYQKCSDPCKKNEIKSMQPGDICCWICIPCQPYEYLLDEFTCMDCGLGYWPNETLNGCYELPQEYIRWKDVWAIGPVTISCLGFISTLFVFGVFMKNNDTPIVKASGRELCYILLTGVLMCYSMTFIFIAKPSTEVCTLRRLGLGTSFAVCYSALLTKTNRIARIFSGVKEGVQRPRFISPTSQVVICMALISCQLIIVIIWLLVETPGTGKETEPDKRYIVTLKCNNRDSNMLISLTYNVLLIVLCTVYAFKTRKCPENFNEAKFIGFTMYTTCIIWLAFLPIFYVTSSDYRVQTTTMCISVSLSGTVVLGCLFTPKLHIILFQPQKNVASHRVGTARFSVAAASSSQSHGSASQYVPTVCNGREVVDSTTSSL, encoded by the exons ATGGCGGTCCCCTTGGCCGCCTGGCTGTGGCTGATGCTCCTGGCCACCTGTCTGGCCGCTGGACACGGCATGGCTGGCAAGAAGGAGATCAGCACGGACGGGGACCTGGTGATCGGGGGCCTCTTCCCCGTGCACGAGAAAGGAGTGGGGAGCGAAGACTGCGGTAAGATCAATGAGCACCGGGGCATCCAGCGCCTGGAGGCCATGCTCTTTGCCCTGGACGAGATCAACAAGGATGGGAGCATCCTGCCGGGGGTGAGGCTGGGCGCCCACATCCTCGACACCTGCTCCAAGGACACCTACGCCCTCGAGCAGTCCCTCGACTTTGTCCGCGCCTCCCTCACCAGGGTGGATGGTTCCGAGCACATCTGCCCCGATGGCTCCTACGCCGTCCACGATGATGTGCCCACCGCCATCACTGGCGTCATTGGGGGCTCCTACAGCGACGTTTCCATCCAG GTGGCCAACCTGCTGCGGCTCTTCCAGATCCCGCAGATCAGCTATGCCTCCACCAGTGCCAAGCTCAGCGACAAGTCCCGCTACGACTACTTTGCCCGCACTGTCCCACCGGACTTCTACCAAGCCAAAGCCATGGCAGAGATCCTCCGCTTTTTCAACTGGACCTACGTCTCCACCGTGGCCTCAGAGGGTGACTATGGGGAGACGGGGATCGAGGCCTTTGAGCAAGAAGCCCGCATGCGCAACATCTGCATTGCCACCTCGGAGAAGGTGGGGCGCTCCATGAACAAGAAGACCTACGATGGGGTGGTCCGGGCTCTGCTGCAGAAGCCCAATGCCAGAGTGGTCGTGCTATTCACCCGAAGCGAAGATgcccgggagctgctggcagctgcccagaGGGCCAATGTGTCCTTCATGTGGGTGGCCAGCGATGGGTGGGGAGCCCTGGAGAGCGTGGTGGCCGGGAGCGAAGCGGTGGCAGAGGGAGCGATCACCATCGAGCTGGCAGCCTACCCCATTAAGGAGTTTGCTGCCTACTTCCGTAACCTCAACCCCTACAATAACAGCCGAAATCCCTGGTTTCGGGAGTTTTGGGAGCAGAAGTTCAAGTGCAGCTTCCACACGCAGGACTGTAGCCAGTACTCCCTCAAGACAGGCAAGTTTGAGCCAGAGTCCAAGATCACGTTCGTGGTCAATGCGGTCTATGCCATGGCTCACTCTCTCCACAACATGCACCAGGCGCTGTGCCCCAATGCCACCAAGCTCTGCGATGCCATGAAGCCCGTCAACGGCAAGAGGTTCTACAAAGACTTCATGCTCAATGTTAATTTTGATG ctccgTTCAGGCCAGCAGACACCAAGAGCGTTGTTCGATTTGACCGCTACGGCGATGGGATCGGGCGCTACAACATCTTCAACTATCACCACATGGACGGGCGATATCGGTATCAGAAG TGCAGCGACCCCTGCAAGAAGAATGAGATAAAGAGCATGCAGCCTGGAGACATATGCTGCTGGATCTGCATCCCCTGCCAGCCCTATGAGTACTTGCTGGATGAGTTCACCTGCATGGACTGTGGTCTTGGTTACTGGCCCAACGAGACCCTGAATGGCTGCTACGAGTTGCCCCAAGAGTACATCCGCTGGAAAGACGTCTGGGCCATTGGTCCCGTCACTATCTCTTGCCTGGGTTTTATCTCCACACTCTTTGTTTTCGGCGTCTTCATGAAGAACAATGACACCCCCATCGTGAAGGCCTCCGGCCGGGAGCTCTGCTACATTCTCCTGACTGGGGTCCTCATGTGCTACAGCATGACCTTCATCTTCATCGCGAAGCCCTCCACCGAGGTGTGCACGCTCCGGCGTCTGGGGCTGGGCACGTCCTTTGCCGTCTGCTATTCGGCCCTCTTGACCAAGACGAATCGCATTGCCAGGATCTTCAGCGGGGTGAAGGAGGGGGTCCAGCGCCCCCGGTTCATAAGCCCCACATCGCAGGTGGTCATCTGCATGGCCCTCATCTCTTGCCAGCTGATCATCGTCATCATCTGGCTGCTGGTGGAGACCCCTGGCACAGGCAAGGAGACCGAGCCTGACAAGAGGTACATCGTCACCCTCAAGTGCAACAACCGCGACTCCAACATGCTCATTTCGCTCACCTACAATGTCCTCTTGATCGTCCTCTGCACGGTCTATGCCTTCAAGACACGGAAATGCCCTGAAAACTTCAACGAGGCCAAGTTCATTGGGTTCACCATGTACACGACCTGCATCATCTGGCTGGCCTTCCTGCCCATCTTCTACGTGACCTCCAGCGACTACCGA GTCCAGACCACCACCATGTGCATCTCGGTGAGCCTCAGCGGCACCGTGGTCCTTGGCTGCCTCTTCACCCCCAAGCTCCACATCATACTCTTCCAGCCCCAGAAGAACGTGGCCAGCCACCGCGTGGGCACCGCTCGGTTCAGTGTGGCGGCCGCCAGCTCCAGCCAGTCCCACG GCTCGGCCTCGCAGTACGTGCCCACAGTGTGCAACGGCCGTGAGGTGGTGGACTCCACAACGTCGTCCTTGTGA
- the GRM2 gene encoding metabotropic glutamate receptor 2 isoform X3, which produces MAVPLAAWLWLMLLATCLAAGHGMAGKKEISTDGDLVIGGLFPVHEKGVGSEDCGKINEHRGIQRLEAMLFALDEINKDGSILPGVRLGAHILDTCSKDTYALEQSLDFVRASLTRVDGSEHICPDGSYAVHDDVPTAITGVIGGSYSDVSIQVANLLRLFQIPQISYASTSAKLSDKSRYDYFARTVPPDFYQAKAMAEILRFFNWTYVSTVASEGDYGETGIEAFEQEARMRNICIATSEKVGRSMNKKTYDGVVRALLQKPNARVVVLFTRSEDARELLAAAQRANVSFMWVASDGWGALESVVAGSEAVAEGAITIELAAYPIKEFAAYFRNLNPYNNSRNPWFREFWEQKFKCSFHTQDCSQYSLKTGKFEPESKITFVVNAVYAMAHSLHNMHQALCPNATKLCDAMKPVNGKRFYKDFMLNVNFDAPFRPADTKSVVRFDRYGDGIGRYNIFNYHHMDGRYRYQKRPLQEE; this is translated from the exons ATGGCGGTCCCCTTGGCCGCCTGGCTGTGGCTGATGCTCCTGGCCACCTGTCTGGCCGCTGGACACGGCATGGCTGGCAAGAAGGAGATCAGCACGGACGGGGACCTGGTGATCGGGGGCCTCTTCCCCGTGCACGAGAAAGGAGTGGGGAGCGAAGACTGCGGTAAGATCAATGAGCACCGGGGCATCCAGCGCCTGGAGGCCATGCTCTTTGCCCTGGACGAGATCAACAAGGATGGGAGCATCCTGCCGGGGGTGAGGCTGGGCGCCCACATCCTCGACACCTGCTCCAAGGACACCTACGCCCTCGAGCAGTCCCTCGACTTTGTCCGCGCCTCCCTCACCAGGGTGGATGGTTCCGAGCACATCTGCCCCGATGGCTCCTACGCCGTCCACGATGATGTGCCCACCGCCATCACTGGCGTCATTGGGGGCTCCTACAGCGACGTTTCCATCCAG GTGGCCAACCTGCTGCGGCTCTTCCAGATCCCGCAGATCAGCTATGCCTCCACCAGTGCCAAGCTCAGCGACAAGTCCCGCTACGACTACTTTGCCCGCACTGTCCCACCGGACTTCTACCAAGCCAAAGCCATGGCAGAGATCCTCCGCTTTTTCAACTGGACCTACGTCTCCACCGTGGCCTCAGAGGGTGACTATGGGGAGACGGGGATCGAGGCCTTTGAGCAAGAAGCCCGCATGCGCAACATCTGCATTGCCACCTCGGAGAAGGTGGGGCGCTCCATGAACAAGAAGACCTACGATGGGGTGGTCCGGGCTCTGCTGCAGAAGCCCAATGCCAGAGTGGTCGTGCTATTCACCCGAAGCGAAGATgcccgggagctgctggcagctgcccagaGGGCCAATGTGTCCTTCATGTGGGTGGCCAGCGATGGGTGGGGAGCCCTGGAGAGCGTGGTGGCCGGGAGCGAAGCGGTGGCAGAGGGAGCGATCACCATCGAGCTGGCAGCCTACCCCATTAAGGAGTTTGCTGCCTACTTCCGTAACCTCAACCCCTACAATAACAGCCGAAATCCCTGGTTTCGGGAGTTTTGGGAGCAGAAGTTCAAGTGCAGCTTCCACACGCAGGACTGTAGCCAGTACTCCCTCAAGACAGGCAAGTTTGAGCCAGAGTCCAAGATCACGTTCGTGGTCAATGCGGTCTATGCCATGGCTCACTCTCTCCACAACATGCACCAGGCGCTGTGCCCCAATGCCACCAAGCTCTGCGATGCCATGAAGCCCGTCAACGGCAAGAGGTTCTACAAAGACTTCATGCTCAATGTTAATTTTGATG ctccgTTCAGGCCAGCAGACACCAAGAGCGTTGTTCGATTTGACCGCTACGGCGATGGGATCGGGCGCTACAACATCTTCAACTATCACCACATGGACGGGCGATATCGGTATCAGAAG CGACCCCTGCAAGAAGAATGA
- the GRM2 gene encoding metabotropic glutamate receptor 2 isoform X1, with protein MAVPLAAWLWLMLLATCLAAGHGMAGKKEISTDGDLVIGGLFPVHEKGVGSEDCGKINEHRGIQRLEAMLFALDEINKDGSILPGVRLGAHILDTCSKDTYALEQSLDFVRASLTRVDGSEHICPDGSYAVHDDVPTAITGVIGGSYSDVSIQVANLLRLFQIPQISYASTSAKLSDKSRYDYFARTVPPDFYQAKAMAEILRFFNWTYVSTVASEGDYGETGIEAFEQEARMRNICIATSEKVGRSMNKKTYDGVVRALLQKPNARVVVLFTRSEDARELLAAAQRANVSFMWVASDGWGALESVVAGSEAVAEGAITIELAAYPIKEFAAYFRNLNPYNNSRNPWFREFWEQKFKCSFHTQDCSQYSLKTGKFEPESKITFVVNAVYAMAHSLHNMHQALCPNATKLCDAMKPVNGKRFYKDFMLNVNFDAPFRPADTKSVVRFDRYGDGIGRYNIFNYHHMDGRYRYQKVGYWAEGLILNTSLIPWAETSIPVSQCSDPCKKNEIKSMQPGDICCWICIPCQPYEYLLDEFTCMDCGLGYWPNETLNGCYELPQEYIRWKDVWAIGPVTISCLGFISTLFVFGVFMKNNDTPIVKASGRELCYILLTGVLMCYSMTFIFIAKPSTEVCTLRRLGLGTSFAVCYSALLTKTNRIARIFSGVKEGVQRPRFISPTSQVVICMALISCQLIIVIIWLLVETPGTGKETEPDKRYIVTLKCNNRDSNMLISLTYNVLLIVLCTVYAFKTRKCPENFNEAKFIGFTMYTTCIIWLAFLPIFYVTSSDYRVQTTTMCISVSLSGTVVLGCLFTPKLHIILFQPQKNVASHRVGTARFSVAAASSSQSHGSASQYVPTVCNGREVVDSTTSSL; from the exons ATGGCGGTCCCCTTGGCCGCCTGGCTGTGGCTGATGCTCCTGGCCACCTGTCTGGCCGCTGGACACGGCATGGCTGGCAAGAAGGAGATCAGCACGGACGGGGACCTGGTGATCGGGGGCCTCTTCCCCGTGCACGAGAAAGGAGTGGGGAGCGAAGACTGCGGTAAGATCAATGAGCACCGGGGCATCCAGCGCCTGGAGGCCATGCTCTTTGCCCTGGACGAGATCAACAAGGATGGGAGCATCCTGCCGGGGGTGAGGCTGGGCGCCCACATCCTCGACACCTGCTCCAAGGACACCTACGCCCTCGAGCAGTCCCTCGACTTTGTCCGCGCCTCCCTCACCAGGGTGGATGGTTCCGAGCACATCTGCCCCGATGGCTCCTACGCCGTCCACGATGATGTGCCCACCGCCATCACTGGCGTCATTGGGGGCTCCTACAGCGACGTTTCCATCCAG GTGGCCAACCTGCTGCGGCTCTTCCAGATCCCGCAGATCAGCTATGCCTCCACCAGTGCCAAGCTCAGCGACAAGTCCCGCTACGACTACTTTGCCCGCACTGTCCCACCGGACTTCTACCAAGCCAAAGCCATGGCAGAGATCCTCCGCTTTTTCAACTGGACCTACGTCTCCACCGTGGCCTCAGAGGGTGACTATGGGGAGACGGGGATCGAGGCCTTTGAGCAAGAAGCCCGCATGCGCAACATCTGCATTGCCACCTCGGAGAAGGTGGGGCGCTCCATGAACAAGAAGACCTACGATGGGGTGGTCCGGGCTCTGCTGCAGAAGCCCAATGCCAGAGTGGTCGTGCTATTCACCCGAAGCGAAGATgcccgggagctgctggcagctgcccagaGGGCCAATGTGTCCTTCATGTGGGTGGCCAGCGATGGGTGGGGAGCCCTGGAGAGCGTGGTGGCCGGGAGCGAAGCGGTGGCAGAGGGAGCGATCACCATCGAGCTGGCAGCCTACCCCATTAAGGAGTTTGCTGCCTACTTCCGTAACCTCAACCCCTACAATAACAGCCGAAATCCCTGGTTTCGGGAGTTTTGGGAGCAGAAGTTCAAGTGCAGCTTCCACACGCAGGACTGTAGCCAGTACTCCCTCAAGACAGGCAAGTTTGAGCCAGAGTCCAAGATCACGTTCGTGGTCAATGCGGTCTATGCCATGGCTCACTCTCTCCACAACATGCACCAGGCGCTGTGCCCCAATGCCACCAAGCTCTGCGATGCCATGAAGCCCGTCAACGGCAAGAGGTTCTACAAAGACTTCATGCTCAATGTTAATTTTGATG ctccgTTCAGGCCAGCAGACACCAAGAGCGTTGTTCGATTTGACCGCTACGGCGATGGGATCGGGCGCTACAACATCTTCAACTATCACCACATGGACGGGCGATATCGGTATCAGAAGGTGGGCTACTGGGCTGAGGGGCTCATCCTCAACACCAGCCTCATCCCGTGGGCTGAGACCTCCATCCCTGTGTCGCAGTGCAGCGACCCCTGCAAGAAGAATGAGATAAAGAGCATGCAGCCTGGAGACATATGCTGCTGGATCTGCATCCCCTGCCAGCCCTATGAGTACTTGCTGGATGAGTTCACCTGCATGGACTGTGGTCTTGGTTACTGGCCCAACGAGACCCTGAATGGCTGCTACGAGTTGCCCCAAGAGTACATCCGCTGGAAAGACGTCTGGGCCATTGGTCCCGTCACTATCTCTTGCCTGGGTTTTATCTCCACACTCTTTGTTTTCGGCGTCTTCATGAAGAACAATGACACCCCCATCGTGAAGGCCTCCGGCCGGGAGCTCTGCTACATTCTCCTGACTGGGGTCCTCATGTGCTACAGCATGACCTTCATCTTCATCGCGAAGCCCTCCACCGAGGTGTGCACGCTCCGGCGTCTGGGGCTGGGCACGTCCTTTGCCGTCTGCTATTCGGCCCTCTTGACCAAGACGAATCGCATTGCCAGGATCTTCAGCGGGGTGAAGGAGGGGGTCCAGCGCCCCCGGTTCATAAGCCCCACATCGCAGGTGGTCATCTGCATGGCCCTCATCTCTTGCCAGCTGATCATCGTCATCATCTGGCTGCTGGTGGAGACCCCTGGCACAGGCAAGGAGACCGAGCCTGACAAGAGGTACATCGTCACCCTCAAGTGCAACAACCGCGACTCCAACATGCTCATTTCGCTCACCTACAATGTCCTCTTGATCGTCCTCTGCACGGTCTATGCCTTCAAGACACGGAAATGCCCTGAAAACTTCAACGAGGCCAAGTTCATTGGGTTCACCATGTACACGACCTGCATCATCTGGCTGGCCTTCCTGCCCATCTTCTACGTGACCTCCAGCGACTACCGA GTCCAGACCACCACCATGTGCATCTCGGTGAGCCTCAGCGGCACCGTGGTCCTTGGCTGCCTCTTCACCCCCAAGCTCCACATCATACTCTTCCAGCCCCAGAAGAACGTGGCCAGCCACCGCGTGGGCACCGCTCGGTTCAGTGTGGCGGCCGCCAGCTCCAGCCAGTCCCACG GCTCGGCCTCGCAGTACGTGCCCACAGTGTGCAACGGCCGTGAGGTGGTGGACTCCACAACGTCGTCCTTGTGA
- the RRP9 gene encoding U3 small nucleolar RNA-interacting protein 2, with amino-acid sequence MAAAAGGRRGKAPRGAAGRRRPRAAVPGAEGRPRAAAGRPVDEEVSSDSEPESPSLGRRRREAAEEEVEETPQEKKLRLAKLYLEQLRQHEEERAAAEEEESQPADLIGDRLKEDVLEQKGRLQRLVAKDVQPPDPASIRVLRGHQLPVTCLVISPDDRFIFSASKDGSLIKWEVESGKRLCVVPGGKKGTEEQHMGHASHVLCMAISSDGKYLATGDRNKLIMIWDADTCKRLHIFTGHRDAVSGLSFRKGTHQLYSASHDRCVKVWNVAENAYVETLFGHQDVITGLDSLSRECCVTAGGRDGTVRLWKIPEESQLVFYGHQGSIDCIQLINEEHMVSGADDGSVALWGLTKKKPLALARQAHGMQDAQGLQQPYWISAVAALRNSDLLATGSHSASVKLWKCGEGFRKLEPLWDIPVVGFVNSLKFSAAGDFLVAGLGQEHRLGRWWRVKEAKNSICIIPLKWRATAPSPEAPDCS; translated from the exons atggcggcggcggcgggcggccggagGGGCAAGGCCCCGCGAggggcggcgggacggcggcggccgcgggcggcg GTCCCGGGCGCCGAGGGGaggccgcgggcggcggccggccggcccgTCGACGAGGAGGTGTCCAGCGACTCCGAGCCGGAGAG CCCGTCgttggggcggcggcggcgggaggcggcggaggaggaggtggaggagacGCCGCAGGAGAAGAAGCTGCGCCTGGCCAAGCTGTACCTGGAGCAGCTCCGCCAGCACG aggaggagcgggcggcggcagaggaggaggagagccagcCGGCGGATCTCATCGGCGACCGGCTGAAGGAGGACGTG CTCGAGCAGAAGGGCCGGCTGCAGCGCCTGGTCGCCAAAGAT GTGCAGCCTCCGGATCCAGCCAGCATCCGTGTGCTGCGGGGGCACCAGCTGCCCGTCACCTGCCTGGTCATCTCTCCGGATGACAGGTTCATCTTTTCCGCTTCCAAGGACGGCTCCCTCATCAAAT GGGAGGTGGAGAGCGGGAAGAGGCTGTGCGTGGTGCCCGGGGGGAAGAAGGGCACCGAGGAGCAGCACATGGGGCACGCGTCCCACGTCCTCTGCATGGCCATCTCGTCGGATGGCAAGTACCTG GCTACGGGAGACAGGAACAAGCTGATCATGATCTGGGACGCAGACACCTGCAAGCGCCTGCACATCTTCACCGGGCACCGTGACGCCGTCTCG GGCCTGTCCTTCCGGAAGGGCACGCACCAGCTGTACAGTGCCTCCCATGACCGCTGCGTCAAGGTCTGGAACGTGGCAGAGAACGCATACGTGGAGACCCT GTTTGGGCACCAGGACGTCATCACGGGGCTGGACAGCCTGAGCCGGGAGTGCTGTGTGacggcggggggacgggacggcACCGTGCGGCTCTGGAAGATCCCCGAAGAGTCACAGCTGGTGTTTTACGGGCACCA GGGCTCCATCGACTGTATCCAGCTCATCAACGAGGAGCACATGGTGTCGGGCGCTGATGACGG gtCCGTAGCCCTGTGGGGGCTGACAAAGAAGAAGCCGCTGGCGCTGGCCCGGCAGGCGCACGGCATGCAGGACGCCCAGGGCCTACAGCAGCCGTACTGGATCTCTGCGGTGGCCGCTCTGCGCAACAGTGACCTCCTCGCTACAG GCTCCCACAGCGCCAGCGTGAAGCTCTGGAAGTGCGGTGAGGGATTTCGGAAGCTGGAGCCCCTCTGGGACATCCCCGTG GTGGGTTTTGTCAACAGCCTCAAGTTCTCGGCAGCTGGCGACTTCCTGGTGGCTGGCCTCGGGCAGGAGCACCG GCTCGGCCGGTGGTGGAGAGTCAAGGAAGCCAAAAACAGCATCTGCATCATCCCCCTGAAGTGGAGggccacagcccccagccctgaaGCCCCCGACTGCTCCTAG